atatagGGTGAACAGAGAGAGGAGGGTTTTTATGTTGAGTATTGCATTGTGTCTTGCAGGAGAGTCCAATCCTCTCGAATGGTTGGCTAGGCTCAATTGTTGTTCTTCAGCTTTAGTTCATCAACTGTAGTCATATCTTATTTCTATTTATTAATACACAGACCTGCCTGAGCTTAATTAGTATTACTTGTTCTACTTGATTGTCTTTAAAGACTTATTCTCCAGCACATGGGTGTGTTgataaattttcagaaattggCCACTATAAAGAAGAAGGTTATGAACATTCGAACAAGTCGAACCACCTACGATATAACAATATACCTTGCCTTCCTCCGCCTGTTTTGCAACAATTTTTAATAACTCCTacagaaaaacaagaaaaacccaATTAAATCAATAACTTTACAGCAATGCATATAGATACTTGTATAGCGAATAATGCCACTTAGATATAGTAGCGCACATCTTAGGAAATTAGTTACTATTTCATGAGACATTCAGTTTAATAAGATAACGAACAGGATACCAAGTCCGAATCAGCATTATTCAAGGCGAGAAGCAAGACAAAGTGACAAGTGGGATAGCCTCGCTCCGCATAGCTTCTCGATTATTCGTCGCTTTTAAAAACAGTAATCTCGCCGTGATCTTAGATTCAGCATAAAACTTTAAATTGTTTCAGCATCAAAAAATGATATTCAAAAAGGAGGGATGTGTAGTATTAGACCAGAAAAAGAATGCTTAAGGTATGATTGGAAAATTACCGTTGTGTCGAAAGACAAAGAGCTTAAATTATTAAACTAATGAAATATATATGTAAAACAAAAGTCAAAAGGAATGAGAAATTTATATGTTGAATATCATTTAGTACAATGTTATAATGTTATAAGAAAATTTTATGTGTGGAATTACGATGTATGGGTACATATACACTAAACAAGGAATCTCCATTTCTTTATCCCTAAAATAAACACTATTTTCTTAATAAATGTCTCACTTTCACACAAAGACCATAATGTGCACTCATACATTCAGACGTAGAGAGGGAGTGAAGAAAATTTCAGGTACCACGAGCCTTAGATAAATAGCATGCTCTAACTAGCTAACGATTTAAATTTAGAAAAGAGTGCAGAAACTTTAGCTTCGCCACAAACAAATGGTACTCTCATAAGAAAAAGCTATAAGTGCAATACCTTTCTTCGATCAGCTGTGAGTTGAGGAATAGACAACCGTATCACATCTCCGTCATTGTTTGGAGTTATACCAAGATCAGAGTTGACAATCGCCTTCTCAATGGCCTTTAAGCTGGAAGGAGTTAAGACTTAGGTCTACAAACGTAATTAATTTCCCACACAGTGTATAAGGCAAGGACATAACTTAACCATAATAGGAACAAAAAAGTTGTCAACTTAATAGATGATTAAGCATGTTCCTCTATCTTATCAGAAGTTAACATTCTTACAATGGCAGTCCTTAATTAACAAGATAATGGATACAATTAATGGTTGGGCTGCTAAGCTTCTGTCTTATGCTGGAAGAGTGCAGTTGATAAAATCTGTTATTTCTGGGATTAAAGCTTACTGGAGCCAAAATTTTCTTATTCCTAAGAAAGTTATAAAGGTTATACAATCTGCTTGTTGAACTTTCTTGTGGACTGGTAAAGCAGAATTATCAAAAAAAACATTGGTAGCATGGGATAGAGTATGTTTGCCTAAAACTGCACGTGGTTTGAGTATTATTGTTCTCCATGCATTGAATAAGGCTGCAATTATGAAATTATATTGGAATCTGGCAAATAAAAAAGACGTTATGTGGATCAAATGGGTTCATACCTGCTATATAAAGAGTAAAGATATTAGCAAGATAAGAATTCCAAAGCAGACTTCCTTGattgttaaaaaaaatattaGTAGTAGGGAACATTTTTGTGCAGATGGACATTCAGGGAGATAAATTCACCATTTGTAAAGGTTGTAGAAGTATAAGGGGTGATATTGAAGGTGGAATGGAAAAAGTTGTTATGTAGCAATAATGCACCTCCCAAATGCATCTTCATAATGTGGTTAACTGTTCCTGGGAGACTTTCTACAGCAGATAACATCAGGAAAATTGGAATTGACTGTGAAGTCAAATGTGGATTGTGCAATAATAAAGATGAGACTATAGAACACTTGTTTTTTGAATGTAGGTTTGCTGGGAAAATATGGAAAGCTGTGCTTGATTGGCTGAACATAAAGAGGCCTGTACAAGGTTGGAAAGATGAAGTCAGGTTGTTGGTACAAGCTAAAACTAATAGTAAAGCTCATTTATTATACAGGATGGTTGCAACAATTGCTGTATATATGGTGGGGAAAGAGAGAAATACAAGAAAATTCACAAAGATTGTGCGACAAGAAAGTGAGATTGTTAGGCAGATTCTTACTACTATTTATGCTAGTTGCATAAAAGTTAAGAAACTGACCCATCTGTTAGATTGTAGTTGTTGAGATGTAACCTCTAGTAAGGTGTGGGATTCAAGTTGTATGTTCTTATTGTTTTGGTTTATATAATTTCTATTTACCAAAAAAAGAAGAATGCTCACTAGTTTCTTTCAAATTTCAATCCAATGGCTATAGGAAAGGCAGACAACAGTCAGCAGTACGCTAAACCTCATACATGTAACGAACTTTACAATGCATTTTCACTAGCACTGTACCTACACATACGCTGTTCTGTGATAGACATAGTTTCAGCAAACATATGAATGCAAAACCAGCAAAAGTTACAGTCACTAATATTCTCAAAACTCAATAATGCATGCATTCACtgtttaataaaaaaaaattttgCCCGATCTACCTGGATTTGTCATAAGGATTCACCAGGAGAGAACTTGAATCAGGAGTACTGATTTGAGCTATGCTTTTCAAGCTGGTAGGGGTCCCATAGTAATCTACCTATATGCATAGACGAAAAGGGATAACAATGATCAATCAAATAAATGTAGATACCAAGAAATAATGCAGGAAAAACTATAAGACATCCATTTGTCAGGCTGGCATAGCTAAAACCAGTTACATTAGTGGCTGACTGTTCGGAGTTCAGTAATGTGTATATTTATATTTACATAAAAGGAGAACTACGCatataacacacacacacatgttAAGAAAAGAGTTAcacaaaaaaaaaatatcacaacACACAATTGGAAGCAGACGGAAGTGACGACACTATAAATAGAATCAAACAGAGAGAATGGGAATCAGTGCCATGATGGGAACTGGAGTCATAGCATATATACTATCATCAGCATTAGGCAAAACTATTTAAAGTTGTACTGCTGTGGACGTAGGAAATATTTTGGACCGATTATGAATCTCTACAGTTAGATTATGGTGGTTTTAAAAAACAAACATTGTACCTAATTTACAGCTTAACACAAAACATGCTAAGTTGATTTTTCATAATCTTTGACATCtaactatactataataaccgaaatggggtataatttgtagtttaGTTAACCCTCATTTTGGTTAATCATTTTCATCACGACCGTCGGATCttctttttaaataatcaaagtcgttagattcaaatactaaaaaaCCACACTCCACAaatcccgtcaacaacaaacatttatattattatttataaaaatacatataagttctcaggttcgaatcttactaacaacaaacatttatattattatttataaataagatctcatcaatcataaactatttatactatttaagtttaacttgaaattatacacaataaaattataattatataattattatttagtatttaattatctatatataattttaataaaattatataaaacaaaaataaaaatatataaatattaaccaagacccgtgcatcgcacgggcgGTAAGCTAGTATACTATAAACAGAAACAAATTAAATCAACATGCTGCAAGAAGGATATAAATATCAACTGCAACTCATATACTATCTGCTTCCTATTGTGGCAAGTGTCACATAACCAAggtataacatgatatcttgtAAATGCATTCGTACCTTGATCTTATCCAGCATATCTGGATTTGAACGTCCGGTCCTAATAGAGCTAAAACTTGCTTTGACATTTTCAATAGTCTTTTCCATTCTTTCTTTCTGAGTAGTAACCAGTAAGgtaaattagacaataaatttgCACAATTCTAAATTTCTAAATATGATAAAATTCCACAGAAACCGAGTTTCACACAAATAAGAATAACACTAGACTTAGCTAATAGACTTACAACATTTTTCTCAATCAAAGATTTTTCAGCTTCAATCTCTTCCATAGTTGCACACTTCAGGGTCCCCATTCTAAAATACAAACAAACAAAACCTTACGAAAAAGTCGACGCAACATCTACAATTAACAAGTACCAAAATTCCCATCACTTGACTTGCCTCCTTTGTGACAAAACCATAGTTTTTAGGGTAAATTTTCCGGTGCCTGCTTGAATTCTCACATAATTGGCAGCAGCAGCCCAAGATTTCACACACCcagatgtcaaattgcatttcACACAATTGGGTCCTTTATATATAGAAAATTAAGTAACACATTAACTGGGTCAGTAGCAAAGTCACTAAAAATGTCTGCTTTACACTTTAATAAGTTCAATACACAAAACAGCAAGTATATAAACTCTAATAAAAATTGTTCATTTAAATGTTTCATATTTTAAGGAAATGTTAGAAAGATTGTACCTGTGGGTCTGGGAGAGAGTGAGACAGGCTTAAGGTTAGATAGTTGGTAAAGTGCAGCACTTGAAGAGGAGATTGAAATCGCCAttgtgtatatatgtatgtatatcaATGATGGTGTATATTAAGTACTTATGTTTTTAGATAATGGGGGAAGGTGTTATGTTAGAATTGGCCATTGGACAAACTGAAAATCATCTTTCTGCTTTTGTGgataagaacatgttaaaacaccATCTTGTTTTTACAATTTGTGAATTTTACACGATGTTTCAAGTTTTTTTTCTAATAAAAAAATAGCAAATTTGTCAAATGTTTTAACATCAAATTTGTTGGAttactttttaaattttttataatagttactaaatttttcataattacaaccttttaaaaataaatttttataagcAATTTGAGGGTTTTGGTCACTGTTTTAAAAGACGGAAATCGAAGGGGAACCTTTCCCTAATTAATCAGATAATTGGTAATTAGTTAGATTGATTaatcaaaaatatttaatttaataaataattaatatatatatattaatattgtTGTAATATTGTTGCAAAAAGGATATTACAACTCCCTCCTTGCAACAATATtgttgtaatatatatatatatatatatatatatattcatatttgatatttaagtgatttataaataaggtaaagtattGATACTAGTTGCAAAAATAAGTCATAATTTTTTGTGGGCATATGTTGGgtttgtgggatacccaagttGGTCCCATTTGCACCATTAGACTTCGACTTATTTCGGTTTTGGAATCGGAATTTGACCCAGTTTTTGAAAAAAGACTCGGGATTTGAACCGGGGGTCATACATGGTAATATAACCGACTCTTAAAAGTTTGATTCGTCAAGTTGTCGTAGGTAGAGATATGAAGGTTGGTGGTATTATCTCACAATGGACAGAGATCTGAAGATGAGGACACGAAGCCAACCCGTATTATCTCACAATATCTAGAGAGGAACGAATTGGGTCATATTGGCTAATCGTTTAGGCCTGACGGGGACGTTAGCAGTTTAAGTGGGAAGTTTGTAACTCCCGAGTCCCACATCGAGCGAATTTGATACTTTTGTTCCGTTCATAAGCCAAAGTAATATTAATAtttgcaccaacaaatcatgatttTTTGGGACCTGTGGGGGGCTTGTGCACTACCCAAGTTGACTGCATTTTGGCCAATAAGCTTCGGCTTATTTTGATCAAACTTTAAAAAAAACGTACATTGACCCGATTTTAGACTAATCGTGGGGCTCACCCGGACTCCGATTAATCAGCTCATTAATAGGTTATTCGGCCGATTTTTTTATAACAACAATCCTGGTTCACAAATAAGATAGTTAGTTTCTCGATCGTTTGATAGACTATGTAAATGtcaaaattataattattttttcatTTCCAATTTTATACTTTTTCGCATATTGATGAGACTTATATGTCATTTTTTGACAAAACGTGCTTAATTATAAAAACTGCAATATCAACTTTATAATTTTCGAGAAGTTGCCAAAAAATAACAGTTTTTGTAAGTTCAAATTCTAAAATACTAGGTTCAAAATCAaagtaatataataataattttttcaatACACTTCAACAAGTTTTTAAGTCTCGTATCAATGAGAGTCAACCTTCAACTGTAACTAGCCTCTACGAAAAATAGATGGGTCTACTATTTTCTTCACCAATTAAGTATGTTTCCTTCTCATAAATCCATGTTCGCCTTCCTTTCTCTCATCTAATCACCGTAattttcatttttcattcaataatcatCATTCTTTTGTGAGGGTTGTTGATGGATCCAATTTTTTAGATATTTTGTTTATTTTCCATTTTGGAGCGGTtaatcttttttatttttttctctttGAGAACGAATCAATTGATGTTTTGGGGGATCTGGAAAGCCCGCACTGAGGCTGGAATGACAGTGAAACGCAAAAACCCGCATTTTATGACGAAAGATTGTTCATATTATGAGGTTATTAGTTTCTCCAATTTCAGTTGGTGCAACTGAAAGTTTCGAACATTGAGACTACAAGCAATATTAATTGTGTGAAGGTCAATTGTGATTGTCGGTTTCAATAGTGGtgtatgttacatttcttaggaAGCAATTTAATCTTATTTAGTTCAGAGAATATTTTTATTCTATATATTAAGCGATTTGAAAATAAAATGGTTATTTGTCTGGCTCATTTATTTGTTTCTCAACTAGGCTGTATTGCCAGATCGAGGATTTGTCCCATCTGTGTCTGGTCTTTTCAATAAAATGCATATTATATTCGTCAAAAAAATAACCAAGCAATACCAATTTTTTTGTtaacaaatatatacatacacaaGTATAACCACAACAATGCCCTCAAGTTCAAAATATTCAAGACAATGTTAAATCTTTTGATTTTCTTTTGTGTTATTATGTATTT
The sequence above is drawn from the Apium graveolens cultivar Ventura chromosome 2, ASM990537v1, whole genome shotgun sequence genome and encodes:
- the LOC141708528 gene encoding ribosome-recycling factor, chloroplastic: MAISISSSSAALYQLSNLKPVSLSPRPTGPNCVKCNLTSGCVKSWAAAANYVRIQAGTGKFTLKTMVLSQRRMGTLKCATMEEIEAEKSLIEKNVKERMEKTIENVKASFSSIRTGRSNPDMLDKIKVDYYGTPTSLKSIAQISTPDSSSLLVNPYDKSSLKAIEKAIVNSDLGITPNNDGDVIRLSIPQLTADRRKELLKIVAKQAEEGKVALRNIRRDAIKSYDKLEKEKKLSEDNVKDLSSDLQKVIDEYIKKVDSIFKQKEKELMTV